The window GCGAGCCGCCGATGGGGTCCGCCGCGGCCTGAGCGCCCGGTGGTTCGCCTGGCTGCTCTCGCACGGCGAAGGGTTCGACCGGGAGATGTACGGCGCGTGGAAGCGCGACCTCCTCGGCCCGCTCGCCGGCACGGTCGTCGAGATCGGGCCGGGAGGCGGGGTGAACCTGCCGTACTACGGCGCGGGCGTCCGCTGGATCGGCATCGAGCCGAACGTGCACTTCCACGCCGGCCTGCGAAAGAAAGCCGCATCGCTCGGCCTCGACGCCGACGTGCGCTCCGGCCTCGCCGAGCAGACCGGCCTGCCCGACGGCAGTGCGGACGCGGTCGTCTCGACGCTCGTGCTTTGCTCGGTGGACGACCCCGAGGCTGCGCTCGCCGAGGTGCGCCGGGTCCTGAAGCCGGGCGGGACGTTCGTCTTCATCGAGCACATCGCCGCGCCCGAGGCGTCGGGCCTGCGCCGCGTGCAGCGGGTCATCAAGCCCCTGTGGGGCGTCATCGCCGACGGCTGCTGCCCCGACCGCGAGACGGGCCGCCGGATCGAGGAGGCCGGGTTCGCCGAGGTGCAGTTCGAGCGGTTCGAGGCGGAGATGCCGCTGCCGGTCGTCCGCCCGCACATCGCTGGGACAGCGCGGAAAGCGTGACTCGTGATGCGTGAGTCCGTTCTCGGCGGCCGGGCCTGAATTCACGCATCGCGTTCTCACGTCCTCACCCTACCTTGCAGTCTCCCCATTCCTCCCTCTCCTCCCATTCCTCCCACGCCCCCATCTCTCCTCTACCGCGCCCTCGTCGGCGCTCTGCGGTTGGTGCTGCGTGTGTTCTTCCGCGAGATCGCGGTCGAGGGCGCGGAGCATGTGCCGCGCGACCGGGGCGGACTGCTCGTAGCGTGGCACCCGAACGGGCTGATCGACCCGGCGCTGATTATCACCCACTTTCCGGGCCGGATCGTCTTCGGCGCGCGCGACGGGCTGCTCCGCTGGCCGCTCGTCGGGTGGATGATGCGGCGGCTGGGGACGGTGCCGATCTACCGCGCCGCCGACCAGGCGTCGATGAGCGCCGAGGCGCGGCGCGAGGCCAACGCCCGCAGCCTCGACGCGCTCGCCGATGGGCTGGGGGGCGGGTCGTTCTCCGCGCTCTTTCCCGAGGGCCAGAGCCACGACCAGCCGTTCGTGACCGAGGTCAAGTCGGGCGCGGCGCGGCTCTTTCTCCGCGCGCTCGACCGCGCCGAGGCAGCGTCGCCGGTGCCGGTCGTCCTTCCCGTCGGGCTGCACTACGACCGCAAACACCTCTTCCGCTCTGACGTACTCGTGACGTTCCACCCGCCGCTCGCGCTCCCGCCAGACTTAGGTGAGATGGACGATGAGGTCGCCGCCGACTTCCTCACCGAACGCGTCCGGGACGCGCTCGTCGAGGTTGTCCGCGCCACCGACGACTGGACGCTGCACCGGCTGATGCATCGCGGCTCAGCGCTGGTCCGGGCCGAAGACGCAGCGCGGGCGGGCGAGCGCGCCGAGCGGGGTGACATCGTCGAGCGCAGCCTCGGCTTCGCCCGGATGTGGCACGGCTACCGCCTTCGCCGCGCGAGCCACGCCGCCGAGATCGCCGCGCTCCGCCGCGACC is drawn from Bacteroidota bacterium and contains these coding sequences:
- a CDS encoding 1-acyl-sn-glycerol-3-phosphate acyltransferase; amino-acid sequence: MLRVFFREIAVEGAEHVPRDRGGLLVAWHPNGLIDPALIITHFPGRIVFGARDGLLRWPLVGWMMRRLGTVPIYRAADQASMSAEARREANARSLDALADGLGGGSFSALFPEGQSHDQPFVTEVKSGAARLFLRALDRAEAASPVPVVLPVGLHYDRKHLFRSDVLVTFHPPLALPPDLGEMDDEVAADFLTERVRDALVEVVRATDDWTLHRLMHRGSALVRAEDAARAGERAERGDIVERSLGFARMWHGYRLRRASHAAEIAALRRDLTRYDRLLRTLGLDDADLDAPPPHRLVWDSLTLLARTAVVYVLLPPLLLFGLLVNGPVHGLIGVAARRYSGAIKDTATVKILVGFVLYPLAWIGAGVLAALAHAGLRAAFPGLPDVPLLTGLLVTLLAFAAGVLVLKYVGWEALTRQRLRAYAARQRRRDLVAELRALRADLHDRFLALGEGLDLPGDVTDTEGRIAG
- a CDS encoding class I SAM-dependent methyltransferase codes for the protein MRAADGVRRGLSARWFAWLLSHGEGFDREMYGAWKRDLLGPLAGTVVEIGPGGGVNLPYYGAGVRWIGIEPNVHFHAGLRKKAASLGLDADVRSGLAEQTGLPDGSADAVVSTLVLCSVDDPEAALAEVRRVLKPGGTFVFIEHIAAPEASGLRRVQRVIKPLWGVIADGCCPDRETGRRIEEAGFAEVQFERFEAEMPLPVVRPHIAGTARKA